A genomic segment from Streptomyces sp. NBC_00459 encodes:
- a CDS encoding acyl-CoA dehydrogenase family protein, with protein MSKPPSEHLSDRGRRIRDEARALVPLLREEAREGEELGALPTETLRAIHEAGVFKTALPVELGGYALGARDTVEIITALGEGDGSAAWTVFVAGGIRNVLGFPQQTVDEVFKEIDTWIGPLVVGASVFSTSVGSARRADDGWLVSGKWAFGSGCKHAAWAAVGVTYEDSDGRPRRAMALLSREQYTILDDWKVMGLKATSSNSITAVEEAFVPDHRFVDLADFPAVMDSVRDRYAGIGFRNDTRALMLITCLSNVAVALGMARGTLDCFVEQAKTRKPFNLPYPTVADMPSTQVAAGTARAMVNAAEATVLGHADEVDRRALAGTGFTGDEESEITMDLVYAVRLCADAIDKLQLSLGSSTVSLSNPIQRFARDVRVLATHGAIRFDPLAELSGRQLLGLEPFPMFAGGVPQVG; from the coding sequence ATGAGCAAGCCACCCTCTGAGCACCTCAGCGACCGCGGCCGGCGGATCCGGGACGAGGCACGCGCTCTCGTTCCCCTGCTGCGGGAGGAGGCCCGGGAAGGAGAAGAGCTCGGAGCCCTGCCCACTGAGACTCTGAGGGCGATCCACGAGGCGGGTGTCTTCAAGACCGCCCTGCCCGTCGAACTCGGTGGCTACGCACTCGGGGCGCGAGACACCGTGGAGATCATCACGGCACTGGGCGAAGGCGACGGATCCGCCGCCTGGACGGTCTTCGTGGCCGGCGGCATCCGCAACGTACTCGGCTTCCCGCAGCAGACCGTCGACGAGGTCTTCAAAGAGATCGACACCTGGATCGGCCCCCTGGTTGTCGGCGCCTCCGTGTTCTCCACGAGCGTGGGATCGGCCCGCCGGGCGGACGACGGCTGGCTGGTCTCCGGGAAATGGGCGTTCGGCAGCGGCTGCAAGCACGCGGCCTGGGCGGCAGTGGGCGTGACCTACGAGGACTCGGACGGCCGGCCACGCCGGGCGATGGCACTGCTCAGCCGCGAGCAGTACACGATCCTGGACGACTGGAAGGTCATGGGCCTGAAGGCCACCTCCAGCAACAGCATCACCGCCGTGGAGGAGGCGTTCGTCCCCGACCACCGCTTCGTCGACCTGGCCGACTTCCCCGCGGTCATGGACAGCGTGCGGGACCGCTATGCCGGTATCGGGTTCCGCAACGACACACGCGCGCTCATGCTGATCACCTGTCTCAGCAACGTGGCCGTAGCCCTCGGCATGGCCCGCGGCACCCTGGACTGCTTCGTCGAGCAGGCGAAGACCCGCAAACCGTTCAACCTGCCCTACCCCACCGTGGCGGACATGCCGTCGACGCAGGTGGCCGCCGGTACGGCCCGCGCGATGGTCAACGCGGCGGAGGCGACCGTCCTCGGCCATGCCGACGAGGTGGACCGCCGCGCCCTGGCCGGAACCGGGTTCACGGGCGACGAGGAGTCCGAGATCACGATGGACCTCGTCTACGCGGTACGGCTGTGCGCGGACGCCATCGACAAGCTCCAACTCAGCCTCGGCTCCTCCACGGTGAGCCTCAGCAACCCGATCCAGCGCTTCGCACGGGACGTGCGCGTGCTGGCCACTCACGGCGCGATCCGCTTCGACCCGTTGGCCGAGCTCAGCGGTCGCCAACTCCTCGGACTCGAACCGTTTCCCATGTTCGCCGGTGGCGTGCCCCAGGTGGGCTGA
- a CDS encoding flavin reductase family protein — translation MSINEHGPHGLVSSGSGLHPQPTPVAPTDPQALREAFGTYPSGVIAVCGTMDDGPVGMAVSSFTSVSMAPPLVSVCLQTSSRTWPKLRQLPRLGLSVLGEQQGAVCRALAGPEETRFAEVHWETTGEGAVVLPGAVTWYACTLRAELPAGDHTIALLEIDRLWALPPAEPLVFHGSRFRRLDDGDRSAVPA, via the coding sequence ATGTCGATCAATGAGCACGGGCCCCATGGGCTCGTGAGTTCGGGCTCCGGCCTCCATCCGCAGCCCACGCCGGTGGCGCCGACGGACCCGCAGGCCCTGCGGGAGGCGTTCGGCACCTACCCGAGCGGGGTGATCGCGGTGTGCGGAACGATGGACGACGGTCCCGTAGGAATGGCGGTGAGTTCCTTCACCTCCGTGTCGATGGCTCCGCCCCTCGTCTCGGTGTGCCTCCAGACCTCGTCCCGCACCTGGCCGAAGCTCAGGCAGTTGCCGCGGCTGGGCCTGAGCGTCCTGGGCGAGCAGCAGGGCGCGGTGTGCCGCGCCCTGGCAGGCCCGGAGGAGACCCGGTTCGCCGAGGTCCACTGGGAAACGACCGGAGAAGGAGCGGTAGTGCTTCCCGGGGCGGTCACCTGGTACGCCTGCACGCTCCGCGCCGAACTCCCGGCGGGCGACCACACCATCGCCCTGCTGGAGATAGACCGGCTGTGGGCGCTGCCGCCGGCCGAGCCCCTGGTCTTCCACGGAAGCCGCTTCCGGCGCCTCGACGACGGTGACCGGTCGGCCGTACCCGCCTGA